One window of the Candidatus Jettenia sp. genome contains the following:
- a CDS encoding SatD family protein, which translates to MKDSQLYAVITGDIVGSSKLQANQRNHLLAILKSSFRTIGKILPEAVHAPFEIHRGDSFQGVLSQPEVALRAAIVIRVSLRCGFEVKQRRYAVDARVAVGIGAIDFLPGGRGAEGDGEAFRLSGPTVDTMKGNRRLLVRSPWQDVNTELDIECALLDALINRWSAEQAQAILGQIRGLTQERIAKEFGISQPAVRQRLNAAGGWAIEELCRRYEQLILEARSTRAY; encoded by the coding sequence GTGAAAGATTCTCAGCTTTATGCAGTTATAACCGGCGACATAGTTGGGTCATCGAAGCTGCAAGCTAATCAGCGTAACCATTTATTAGCAATTCTTAAATCTTCTTTCAGAACTATCGGAAAAATTTTACCCGAAGCAGTGCATGCACCTTTTGAAATACATCGAGGGGATAGTTTTCAGGGGGTATTATCTCAGCCAGAGGTTGCTCTCCGTGCAGCTATTGTTATTCGTGTCAGTTTACGTTGTGGCTTTGAGGTAAAACAGCGTCGCTATGCGGTAGATGCACGTGTTGCTGTGGGAATCGGGGCGATTGATTTTCTTCCTGGTGGCCGGGGGGCCGAAGGAGATGGTGAAGCATTTCGCCTTTCTGGACCAACAGTGGATACGATGAAAGGGAACAGGCGGTTGTTGGTGCGAAGTCCGTGGCAGGATGTGAATACAGAACTTGATATAGAATGTGCCTTGCTTGATGCCCTTATAAACAGATGGTCAGCCGAGCAGGCACAAGCGATACTGGGTCAAATCCGGGGTCTAACTCAAGAGAGGATTGCAAAGGAATTTGGTATCTCACAACCAGCCGTTCGCCAGCGTTTAAATGCTGCGGGTGGATGGGCAATTGAAGAGTTATGCCGGCGATATGAGCAGTTAATCCTTGAGGCAAGAAGCACAAGGGCTTATTAA
- a CDS encoding DUF3307 domain-containing protein: MIRLIVQNDLALLLRLIVAHLIVDFIFQTRSLVEHRFKKKWVSCWLYVHGALAGIFAYILTGAWDVIWLPFVIFISHIVCDGLKSRGEDTARSFLLDQLAHMIVILGCWVLLIQGNISEIVKALSSEISKVKIWVLVLSYIVVIWPAGIWIGKVTKPWRKEIEGPSSQGLEKAGLWIGRLERILILTFVLLKHYEVIGFLVAAKSIFRFGEIKDPNRRKETEYILIGTMISFSIAIFLGIFAHWILHVSALGK, from the coding sequence ATGATAAGACTCATTGTTCAAAATGATTTGGCCTTGCTTCTCCGCCTTATCGTAGCTCACTTGATTGTAGACTTTATATTTCAGACGCGTTCTTTGGTGGAACATCGGTTCAAGAAAAAATGGGTCTCTTGTTGGCTCTATGTGCACGGAGCATTAGCAGGCATATTTGCGTATATTTTAACAGGTGCCTGGGATGTAATTTGGCTTCCTTTCGTTATTTTTATTTCACATATAGTATGCGATGGTTTGAAATCCAGAGGAGAAGACACAGCCCGATCTTTTCTCCTGGATCAACTGGCACACATGATTGTTATTCTTGGATGCTGGGTCTTGCTGATACAGGGCAATATATCAGAAATTGTTAAAGCTCTGTCTTCAGAGATATCAAAGGTAAAAATATGGGTTTTGGTTTTGTCCTATATAGTAGTAATTTGGCCGGCAGGTATCTGGATCGGTAAGGTTACAAAGCCTTGGAGAAAGGAAATAGAAGGACCTTCTTCCCAGGGTTTGGAGAAAGCCGGGCTATGGATTGGACGCCTGGAACGTATTTTAATACTAACGTTTGTGCTGCTAAAACACTACGAGGTTATTGGCTTTTTGGTTGCTGCAAAATCAATTTTTCGTTTTGGTGAGATTAAAGATCCAAACCGCAGAAAAGAGACAGAATATATCTTAATAGGTACAATGATTAGCTTCTCGATAGCAATTTTTTTAGGGATATTCGCACATTGGATTCTCCACGTATCGGCATTGGGAAAATAG